A genomic window from Sulfurospirillum diekertiae includes:
- a CDS encoding EAL domain-containing protein: MESSKKFYLKMVFFLLLTLCLTYSAIWYQLPEIACLLFALSAIFNLIIVTKLYKSNTKLKNELRKNFYIDLNTKLPNRLKLLKDTKELDPDIESTLIIINIDSFQNTNNFYGHNFGDKFLKVIGEWLRQNLPPIDATLYKFEADIYAILIRVPFSDYNLKKYLKKISMKITKDRIICDDVEVDTTLSIGAHQGKKSLLKLASIACKEAKNKRLPYIIYDKSSHKEAEYHHNMMMSHTLKEALAKDYVIPFFQPILCLHTNEIEKFETLMRIKKEDGNYYLPAEFLDVAKHSKIYSKLSMSLIQKAFETFQISSSSFSINLSYLDMTNIVTTTFILEKLEEFNVGPWVIFEILESDGIENYEAIAKFIDQVKILWCQNRH; encoded by the coding sequence TTGGAGAGTAGTAAAAAATTCTATCTTAAAATGGTATTCTTTCTTTTGCTTACGCTATGCCTTACTTATAGTGCCATTTGGTATCAGTTGCCAGAGATCGCTTGTCTCCTCTTCGCGCTATCTGCTATTTTCAACCTTATAATTGTTACAAAACTATACAAAAGTAATACAAAACTAAAAAATGAGCTACGCAAAAATTTTTATATCGATCTTAACACCAAATTGCCAAATCGCCTTAAATTGCTGAAAGACACGAAAGAACTTGATCCCGATATTGAGTCGACTCTGATTATAATCAATATTGACTCCTTTCAAAATACCAATAACTTTTATGGACATAATTTTGGTGATAAATTTCTTAAAGTCATTGGTGAATGGCTTCGCCAAAATCTTCCTCCTATTGATGCGACATTGTATAAGTTTGAAGCCGATATTTATGCCATTTTAATCCGTGTTCCTTTCAGCGACTACAATCTCAAAAAATACCTCAAAAAAATCTCGATGAAAATCACCAAAGATCGCATTATTTGCGATGATGTCGAGGTCGATACAACCCTTTCCATTGGAGCACATCAAGGTAAAAAGAGTCTTTTGAAACTCGCATCCATTGCTTGTAAAGAAGCTAAAAATAAACGTTTGCCGTATATTATCTATGATAAAAGTAGTCATAAAGAAGCCGAGTACCATCACAATATGATGATGAGTCATACCCTCAAAGAAGCGCTTGCAAAAGATTATGTCATTCCTTTTTTCCAACCTATTTTATGTCTCCATACGAATGAGATCGAAAAGTTTGAAACCTTAATGCGCATCAAAAAAGAAGATGGAAATTATTACCTTCCAGCAGAATTTTTAGATGTCGCCAAACACTCTAAAATCTACTCTAAACTCTCTATGTCACTCATTCAAAAAGCATTTGAAACCTTTCAAATCTCGTCAAGTAGCTTTTCGATCAACCTCTCTTACCTTGATATGACGAACATTGTTACCACAACCTTTATCCTCGAAAAGCTTGAAGAGTTCAACGTGGGGCCATGGGTTATTTTTGAGATTTTAGAGAGTGATGGTATTGAAAATTATGAAGCCATCGCCAAATTTATTGACCAAGTCAAAATCCTATGGTGCCAAAATCGCCATTGA
- a CDS encoding EAL domain-containing protein, which produces MKPSPNLLTKSKSYGAKIAIDDFGSGYSNFERLTELRVDFIKVDGSLIKNIHQNEETKIIVKTIVNFAKELNIKTIAEYVHSEEVLACVKEVGIDYAQGFYIGKPNPKLPPTASH; this is translated from the coding sequence ATGAAGCCATCGCCAAATTTATTGACCAAGTCAAAATCCTATGGTGCCAAAATCGCCATTGATGATTTTGGCTCAGGCTACTCTAACTTTGAACGGCTGACCGAACTTAGAGTTGATTTTATTAAGGTTGATGGAAGTTTGATTAAAAATATTCATCAAAATGAAGAGACGAAAATCATCGTTAAAACGATTGTCAACTTTGCCAAAGAGCTTAATATCAAAACCATTGCAGAATATGTCCACTCAGAAGAAGTTCTCGCGTGCGTTAAAGAGGTCGGGATTGATTATGCGCAAGGCTTTTACATTGGTAAACCAAACCCAAAACTTCCACCTACGGCTTCACATTAA
- a CDS encoding DMT family transporter, whose product MQVYVLLVLCVLFWSANFVLGRFVAGAIEPWELAFFRWLGVFVVTLPFLLLHVKKIGRALRAHFGILVVLSALGIAAFNTLLYIGLQKTTATNALLINSSIPIIIVLLSFVILKTRISKLQVSGILLSTLGVIFLVLKGDVQSILTLSFNSGDFWVIASSLCWASYSVLVKFRPSSLSNFEFFITTVSLGLVMLLPFYLAQGYTWEREVMILTHYTWVIAYVVLFTSILCYYLWHYGIAHIGAGKTGQFTHLMPLFGSFLAYLFLGERLEWYHLGGILLIFGGIYLCLFVKKKVLM is encoded by the coding sequence ATGCAAGTTTATGTTCTCTTAGTGTTATGTGTGCTCTTTTGGTCTGCCAATTTTGTTCTCGGACGATTTGTTGCTGGAGCCATTGAACCTTGGGAATTAGCATTCTTTAGATGGTTAGGTGTTTTTGTGGTCACTTTGCCTTTTTTACTTTTACATGTAAAGAAAATTGGGAGAGCATTAAGAGCGCATTTTGGTATTTTAGTCGTGCTTTCAGCCCTTGGTATTGCAGCATTTAATACACTCTTGTATATTGGACTTCAAAAGACAACCGCGACGAATGCGTTGTTGATTAACTCCTCAATTCCAATCATTATTGTTTTACTCTCTTTTGTAATTTTAAAAACACGTATTTCTAAACTACAGGTTTCCGGCATTCTTCTCTCAACCCTAGGCGTCATTTTTTTAGTGCTTAAAGGTGATGTCCAAAGTATTCTTACCTTGAGTTTCAATTCAGGTGATTTTTGGGTGATTGCCTCATCTTTATGTTGGGCAAGTTACAGTGTTTTGGTTAAATTTAGGCCTTCGAGCTTGAGTAATTTTGAGTTTTTTATTACGACGGTGAGCTTAGGTTTAGTTATGCTATTGCCTTTTTACCTTGCACAAGGATACACGTGGGAGCGTGAAGTGATGATCCTAACACACTACACGTGGGTGATTGCTTATGTCGTTTTGTTTACATCTATTCTTTGCTACTATTTGTGGCATTATGGCATCGCTCACATTGGTGCTGGAAAAACAGGACAATTTACCCATTTGATGCCACTGTTTGGAAGCTTCTTAGCGTATCTTTTTTTAGGTGAGCGTTTAGAATGGTACCATTTAGGTGGTATCCTTTTGATTTTTGGAGGAATTTATCTCTGTTTATTTGTCAAAAAAAAAGTGTTAATGTGA
- a CDS encoding HD-GYP domain-containing protein: protein MYHQLNLREVTYVLTEALDYVGINDIHHGKRVAYIAYEIGKNLGLRQSKLDKIMLMAMLHDCGVSLTDVHNSIVNNLDWEDSQIHSERGAKLLQSVPIYTEFSDIIALHHTHWEHFLPQIDNDIKLYANLIYLSDRIDALRSQFGAHLSQEKEYIRSIIRTYTPELFAPKLCEAFIELSHTDFFWHYLESDPLHYYFKEWVEKGKIETVHFSLLKSIASMFANIVDAKDHSNQHQSLMVASLARTIAGLCHLSIGEQDEIELAALFQNLGKLRIPDAILKKSTSLSDDEQIKIRRQGFDTQIILRQIKGFDYITKNYFILL from the coding sequence ATGTACCATCAGCTTAATCTACGAGAAGTGACATATGTTCTCACGGAAGCACTTGATTATGTTGGCATCAATGATATACATCATGGTAAACGCGTTGCCTACATAGCCTATGAAATAGGCAAAAATCTAGGATTGAGACAATCCAAATTAGACAAAATTATGCTCATGGCAATGCTACATGATTGCGGGGTCTCATTAACCGATGTGCACAACTCTATTGTGAATAATCTTGATTGGGAAGATTCTCAAATTCACAGTGAACGAGGGGCTAAACTACTTCAAAGCGTTCCAATTTACACTGAATTTTCAGACATCATTGCTTTGCATCATACCCATTGGGAACACTTTTTACCTCAAATTGATAACGATATAAAACTTTATGCAAATCTTATCTATTTAAGTGATCGTATCGATGCTCTTCGTTCACAATTTGGAGCCCATTTATCTCAAGAAAAAGAGTATATTCGCTCCATTATCCGTACATATACTCCAGAATTATTTGCACCAAAACTATGTGAAGCCTTTATAGAGCTTTCTCATACGGATTTCTTTTGGCATTATTTAGAATCAGATCCACTACACTACTACTTCAAAGAATGGGTTGAAAAAGGAAAAATAGAAACGGTACATTTTAGTCTATTAAAAAGCATCGCCAGTATGTTTGCCAACATTGTTGACGCCAAAGATCATTCAAACCAACATCAATCCTTGATGGTTGCTTCTTTAGCACGCACGATTGCTGGGTTATGTCATTTATCAATTGGGGAGCAAGATGAAATTGAACTTGCCGCTTTATTTCAAAATCTAGGGAAACTCAGAATTCCTGATGCCATTCTTAAAAAGAGCACCTCTTTAAGCGATGACGAGCAGATTAAAATCAGGCGACAAGGATTTGATACACAGATTATTTTGCGCCAAATTAAGGGATTTGATTATATTACCAAAAATTATTTCATCCTATTATAA
- a CDS encoding diguanylate cyclase, with translation MRALIFCLFFYITLFANHHREPISLQLTWLHQFQSAGFYVAQEKGFYEDLDLNVTIKEYQKGLNVVDAVLAKKSTYGIGRSSLIIDRSNHKPVVALMALFQYDPSILITTNPTIQTPQDLFNRTIMMSLDKLNSASMISMLLSHGVKVEDIFVQEPSFNIEDLIQHKIDAMACYISNEPFTLSKQNIPYTILNPKEYGFNFYGDILFTSEDELTLHKERAKRFYTATKQGWEWAFEHIPETAQLIYEKYNTQNKSLEALIYEGETLKKLAFDDDKPYGTLEPEKVEAIRNVYKRSGMLQNIHSLEGFIDPLHFAKDIVKIGVLASREDQEIMPKTWSNSEQYLSDLFTSHQFVIIPLSFEEMEKKIQHGDLDFIITNPMFSIQLSQAYGISQIATISPRYKNHFYSEYGSVIFTKADATIERFNDLHEKKIGAVSPRSFGGYLLGMKEIGMPSLEKNILFFGTHANVVKAVLEGRVDAGIIRTDVLENMQEDNLISLSDIKILHAKKYPDFPFLVSTELYPEWVLAKTSHASEYLTNEVLSTLLKFSSKPKNKQEFRLTTPLDNSKVHALMQEFNIYPYQKEPYTFTDALLKYKYFFLGLFIPFIMAIFFIMHIQRLNKKLREHAIEIGNFNATLEHEVEERTHQLTLLNSKLKELANTDELTRIDNRRHFFLLATQYFYSSKRNNLELYIFSLDIDLFKQVNDTYGHAIGDEVLKSFCHTIKEIIRQSDLFGRIGGEEFCICIQNTTLEGATTLAEKIRESIQNTTTIVGTQELPKITVSIGISSIQKGDNEIFDIIKRSDEALYRAKRNGRNQVQIILK, from the coding sequence ATGCGGGCACTTATCTTTTGTTTATTTTTCTACATAACACTCTTTGCAAATCATCATCGTGAACCTATTTCATTACAACTTACATGGTTGCACCAATTCCAATCCGCAGGATTTTACGTTGCACAAGAAAAAGGTTTTTATGAAGACCTTGATCTCAATGTAACCATTAAAGAGTATCAAAAAGGGCTCAATGTTGTCGATGCAGTTCTTGCGAAAAAGAGCACGTATGGCATCGGAAGATCTTCTCTCATTATTGACCGTAGCAATCATAAACCCGTTGTTGCACTTATGGCTCTTTTTCAATATGACCCTTCTATTCTTATTACCACCAATCCCACGATTCAAACACCACAAGACCTTTTCAATCGCACTATTATGATGAGTCTTGATAAATTAAATTCTGCATCCATGATTTCAATGCTTTTAAGTCATGGTGTCAAAGTGGAAGACATCTTTGTACAAGAACCCTCTTTCAATATTGAAGATCTCATTCAACACAAAATTGATGCCATGGCATGTTATATCTCAAATGAGCCTTTTACCCTTTCTAAACAAAATATTCCCTATACCATTTTAAATCCGAAAGAATATGGTTTTAATTTTTATGGTGACATTCTTTTCACGTCAGAAGATGAACTTACCTTGCATAAAGAGCGTGCAAAACGCTTTTACACAGCAACCAAACAAGGATGGGAATGGGCATTTGAGCATATTCCTGAAACAGCACAGCTCATTTATGAAAAATACAATACCCAAAACAAAAGCTTAGAAGCGCTGATTTATGAAGGAGAGACGCTCAAAAAGCTTGCTTTTGATGATGACAAACCTTATGGGACACTAGAACCTGAAAAAGTTGAAGCTATTCGTAATGTTTATAAAAGAAGCGGCATGCTGCAAAACATCCATTCGCTAGAAGGTTTTATTGACCCTCTCCATTTTGCCAAAGATATCGTAAAAATAGGTGTTTTAGCAAGCAGGGAAGACCAAGAAATCATGCCAAAGACATGGAGTAATAGCGAACAATACCTCAGTGACCTTTTTACTTCCCATCAATTTGTCATCATACCCCTTTCATTTGAAGAGATGGAAAAAAAAATTCAACACGGTGATTTAGACTTTATTATTACCAATCCAATGTTTTCCATTCAACTATCACAAGCCTATGGAATCAGTCAAATTGCAACAATAAGCCCTCGCTACAAAAATCACTTCTACAGTGAATATGGCAGTGTCATTTTCACCAAAGCTGATGCCACTATTGAACGATTCAATGATCTCCATGAGAAAAAAATAGGTGCCGTTTCACCACGCTCATTTGGTGGTTATCTCTTAGGGATGAAAGAGATCGGTATGCCCTCATTAGAAAAAAATATTCTCTTTTTTGGCACACATGCTAACGTAGTCAAAGCTGTTCTTGAAGGTCGTGTTGACGCCGGTATCATTCGAACCGATGTATTGGAAAACATGCAAGAAGACAATCTTATCTCGTTGAGCGATATTAAAATTCTCCATGCAAAGAAGTATCCTGATTTTCCTTTTCTTGTTAGTACCGAGCTTTATCCAGAATGGGTACTTGCCAAAACATCTCATGCTTCAGAATACCTTACCAATGAAGTGCTTAGCACCCTTTTGAAATTTTCCTCAAAACCAAAAAACAAACAAGAATTTCGATTGACGACTCCTCTAGATAACTCAAAAGTCCATGCGTTGATGCAAGAGTTTAATATCTATCCCTACCAGAAAGAGCCCTATACCTTCACAGATGCTCTTTTAAAATACAAATACTTTTTTTTAGGGCTTTTTATTCCCTTTATCATGGCGATCTTCTTTATAATGCATATCCAACGACTCAATAAAAAATTACGCGAACATGCCATAGAGATTGGAAATTTTAATGCGACTTTAGAGCATGAAGTAGAAGAGAGAACCCATCAGCTCACCTTACTCAATTCAAAACTTAAAGAACTTGCCAATACGGATGAACTGACCAGAATAGATAACCGCAGACATTTTTTCCTTCTTGCAACACAATATTTTTATTCATCTAAGCGTAACAACCTAGAACTTTATATTTTTTCCTTAGATATAGACCTATTCAAACAGGTTAATGACACCTACGGTCATGCGATAGGAGATGAAGTGCTCAAATCTTTCTGCCATACGATTAAAGAGATCATCAGGCAAAGTGATCTTTTTGGTCGTATTGGTGGAGAGGAATTTTGTATCTGCATTCAAAATACAACGCTTGAAGGGGCAACAACCCTTGCCGAAAAAATTAGAGAAAGCATTCAAAATACAACCACAATCGTCGGCACTCAAGAACTTCCAAAAATTACCGTCAGTATTGGTATCAGTAGCATACAAAAGGGGGATAACGAAATTTTTGACATCATTAAACGCTCTGATGAAGCGCTTTATCGGGCAAAACGCAATGGCAGAAACCAAGTACAAATCATCTTAAAATAG
- the tpx gene encoding thiol peroxidase: MSSTKLKGNPVALAGKEINVGDKAPIVKVVAKDLSELTIGGPSDKTQIIVIVPSLDTAVCAQETRTFNTKAAAIKDATVVVVSMDLPFAMGRFCTTEGIENLQVGSDFREKATANAYGVLIADGPLKGLSARAIFVVDKSGKVVYKEICPEITEEPNYEAALCALKETAAPAHHCGCGAK; the protein is encoded by the coding sequence ATGTCATCAACCAAACTCAAAGGCAATCCAGTCGCTCTTGCAGGTAAAGAAATTAACGTCGGAGACAAAGCTCCAATCGTTAAAGTCGTCGCAAAAGATTTAAGTGAACTTACTATCGGTGGACCAAGTGATAAAACACAAATCATTGTCATCGTACCTTCTTTAGACACGGCTGTTTGTGCACAAGAGACACGTACCTTTAACACAAAAGCTGCTGCGATCAAAGATGCAACAGTTGTTGTTGTTTCTATGGATCTTCCTTTTGCAATGGGACGCTTTTGTACCACAGAAGGCATTGAAAACCTTCAAGTAGGCAGTGACTTTAGAGAAAAAGCAACAGCAAACGCTTACGGTGTTCTAATTGCAGATGGTCCACTTAAAGGATTAAGTGCAAGAGCTATTTTTGTTGTCGATAAAAGTGGTAAAGTTGTTTATAAAGAGATTTGCCCAGAAATTACGGAAGAACCAAACTATGAAGCAGCATTATGCGCGCTTAAAGAGACAGCAGCTCCAGCACATCACTGCGGCTGTGGTGCAAAATAA
- the pgeF gene encoding peptidoglycan editing factor PgeF: protein MERSRSYYGDLLMQYRFTTRFGGVSQAPFDSLNLALHVGDDPLHVKKNRELLQENMGVSKLVFMDQIHGDKVVLIEHGDEEMPTCDAMITEHPDIALCVMVADCIPILYYDAVHQAIGVAHAGRAGSQLNIGQKCALAMQEAFGTHMHELRIFMGPSIHACCYEVGEEVITGFEKFVHIQDKKYFLDLQHYNRDVFLELGIKPEHLEISKECSCSNHNYFSYRRDKITGRFAGVIAL, encoded by the coding sequence TTGGAACGGAGTCGATCGTATTATGGCGATCTACTGATGCAGTATCGTTTTACAACGAGGTTTGGAGGCGTCAGTCAAGCGCCCTTTGATAGTCTTAATCTCGCTTTACATGTGGGTGACGATCCTTTACATGTAAAAAAAAATAGAGAACTTTTACAAGAAAATATGGGCGTTTCCAAACTGGTTTTTATGGATCAAATCCATGGCGATAAAGTGGTCTTGATTGAACATGGTGATGAAGAAATGCCAACCTGTGATGCGATGATTACTGAGCACCCTGATATTGCCCTGTGTGTTATGGTTGCAGATTGCATTCCAATTTTATATTACGATGCAGTTCATCAAGCCATTGGTGTCGCACATGCGGGACGTGCGGGTAGCCAGTTGAACATAGGACAAAAGTGTGCATTGGCTATGCAAGAAGCGTTTGGTACACATATGCACGAGCTGCGTATTTTTATGGGTCCTTCAATTCATGCGTGTTGCTATGAAGTGGGTGAAGAAGTGATTACAGGGTTTGAAAAATTTGTACATATCCAAGATAAAAAGTATTTTTTAGATTTACAGCACTACAATCGTGACGTCTTCTTGGAACTTGGCATTAAACCTGAGCATCTTGAAATTTCAAAAGAGTGCAGTTGCAGTAATCATAATTATTTTTCGTACCGAAGAGATAAAATAACAGGACGTTTTGCAGGAGTCATTGCACTATGA
- a CDS encoding riboflavin synthase, with the protein MFTGLIREFAEVKSYSSNILTLRATYKPKIGDSIAVNGACLTVIQLFEGGFSVELSLESRSLLAVENLKGKVHIEPALALGDRLDGHMVQGHVDCVGVIEHLNQRENGLDIEVSIPEKQITFVIPKGSITIDGVSLTVNDVSKKSFRLTIIPHTLEKTLIGSYKIGRKVNVETDMFARYLYHMFQKKDALDWNGVDRIMAIY; encoded by the coding sequence ATGTTTACAGGTCTCATTCGCGAATTTGCAGAAGTCAAAAGCTATTCTAGTAACATTTTAACGCTTCGTGCGACCTATAAGCCTAAAATTGGTGACAGCATTGCCGTTAATGGTGCATGTTTGACCGTTATCCAGCTTTTTGAAGGTGGTTTTAGTGTGGAACTCTCTTTGGAAAGTAGGTCTTTACTTGCCGTTGAAAACCTGAAAGGGAAAGTGCATATTGAGCCAGCTCTTGCCCTAGGTGATCGTCTTGATGGGCATATGGTTCAGGGGCATGTGGATTGTGTGGGTGTGATAGAGCATTTAAACCAAAGAGAAAATGGGCTCGATATCGAAGTTAGCATTCCTGAAAAACAGATCACGTTTGTGATTCCTAAAGGAAGTATTACCATTGATGGCGTGAGTTTGACGGTCAATGATGTCAGCAAAAAGAGTTTTCGGCTAACGATTATTCCTCATACTCTCGAAAAAACATTGATTGGGAGTTATAAAATCGGACGTAAAGTTAATGTTGAAACCGATATGTTTGCACGGTATCTTTACCATATGTTTCAAAAAAAAGATGCGCTTGATTGGAACGGAGTCGATCGTATTATGGCGATCTACTGA